Proteins encoded within one genomic window of Amycolatopsis sp. 2-15:
- a CDS encoding transglutaminase TgpA family protein, translating to MTTTAPRPPVSQAPPPIPHTPTPQPAAQPPVWSSGILPPVAAGIATLCAATSLTGVVSGWAWFGYLFVAVILIASTGLALRSLRAPTVLVGLGQLLVLLFLVTGAFTTQGLLKIIPGPTAFGELQATLAASAEQIRTGLPPVEGTQPILCLVTIAIGLVAVLVDTLAVAAAAPAATGLVLLCVYAVPAALSDEMLPWWTFLLGAAAFACLLALDGNHRHRRWRNREAPGSGGPARALQAPVAVVSAAVVLGLLGGGITWVGTVGKIPFGAGSGAGGDGSGGFGVAPFTQLRGLLDQGQNAELFQVRGLGNDRRYLRAFTLDTYTPNQGWGLRGGGQAQTGVLANSTLPAAPGDDGTGVSRQIQIQPTQWVDNWLPVYGAPRALRGLSPQWLYDRVSGAVFTTKSESAPTYTEVASLKEPTAAELRATDPKSDEVPAFYSQIGRVDPRVVAKTNQLIAGKTDNFDKATALWQFFSAQNGFVYDTKTADATDADALADFILNGKRGYCEQYASAMAVMLRVAHIPARVAIGFTPGVPKGDYQSISSQDAHAWVEAYFGDKGWVSFDPTPLADGRGIVPSYLQQKNSNSQQPDATDDLPTAPHSSAPTADSPLDKGQNEATPTTTATPESHDGWLVILAAVLAVLGAAAVATAYVLRRRPPAPGAAAPDLPPGAVPDGDVLVRAPAPPAARTSQAALWLPLAGGVLLVAALGFLAGLVAWWFAVIVVLLLVGFGGPAALRDVSRRRHLQAIVTHAPGSADAAWRELKAECADRGLPLADSDTVRVAGQKIAERHHLDDSGRDSLRTVIGAVERTWYSDATAADPELAPAFDRLRHSLRTTAPLSWRGRLFPKSILRRRP from the coding sequence ATGACCACGACGGCACCCCGTCCGCCCGTTTCCCAGGCTCCCCCGCCGATCCCGCACACCCCGACCCCGCAGCCGGCCGCCCAGCCGCCGGTGTGGTCGAGCGGGATCCTGCCGCCGGTCGCCGCGGGCATCGCGACGCTGTGCGCGGCCACGTCGCTGACCGGCGTGGTTTCCGGGTGGGCGTGGTTCGGCTACCTGTTCGTGGCCGTCATCCTGATCGCGTCGACCGGCCTGGCGCTTCGGTCACTGCGTGCCCCGACGGTGCTCGTCGGCCTCGGCCAGCTCCTGGTGCTGCTGTTCCTGGTCACGGGCGCGTTCACCACGCAGGGTCTCCTCAAGATCATCCCGGGCCCCACGGCCTTCGGCGAGCTGCAGGCGACGCTCGCGGCGTCGGCCGAGCAGATCCGCACCGGGCTGCCGCCGGTCGAGGGCACGCAGCCGATCCTGTGCCTGGTGACGATCGCGATCGGGCTGGTCGCGGTGCTCGTCGACACGCTCGCGGTGGCCGCCGCGGCACCGGCGGCGACTGGTCTGGTCCTGCTGTGCGTGTACGCGGTGCCGGCGGCGCTGTCCGACGAAATGCTGCCGTGGTGGACTTTTCTGCTCGGCGCGGCCGCGTTCGCGTGCCTGCTCGCCCTCGACGGCAACCACCGGCACCGGCGTTGGCGCAACCGTGAGGCGCCGGGTTCGGGCGGGCCCGCGCGCGCGTTGCAAGCGCCCGTGGCCGTGGTCAGCGCGGCCGTCGTGCTCGGTCTGCTCGGCGGCGGGATCACGTGGGTGGGCACCGTCGGGAAGATCCCGTTCGGCGCCGGCTCCGGTGCTGGCGGAGACGGCAGCGGCGGGTTCGGCGTCGCGCCGTTCACGCAGCTGCGCGGCCTGCTCGACCAAGGTCAGAACGCCGAGCTGTTCCAGGTCCGCGGCCTCGGCAACGACCGGCGATACCTGCGGGCGTTCACGCTCGACACCTACACGCCCAACCAGGGCTGGGGCCTGCGCGGCGGCGGCCAGGCGCAGACGGGTGTGCTCGCCAACAGCACCCTGCCCGCCGCGCCCGGCGACGACGGTACCGGCGTGTCGCGGCAGATCCAGATCCAGCCCACGCAGTGGGTGGACAACTGGCTGCCCGTCTACGGTGCGCCGCGCGCGCTGCGCGGGCTTTCGCCGCAGTGGCTGTACGACCGGGTCAGTGGCGCTGTGTTCACCACGAAGAGCGAGTCCGCGCCGACCTACACCGAGGTCGCGTCGCTGAAGGAACCGACGGCCGCCGAGCTGCGGGCCACCGACCCGAAGTCCGACGAGGTGCCGGCGTTCTACTCGCAGATCGGCCGCGTGGACCCGCGGGTCGTCGCGAAGACCAACCAGCTCATCGCGGGCAAGACCGACAACTTCGACAAGGCCACCGCGCTGTGGCAGTTCTTCAGCGCACAGAACGGTTTCGTCTACGACACGAAGACCGCGGACGCCACTGACGCCGACGCCCTGGCCGACTTCATCCTCAACGGCAAGCGCGGCTACTGCGAGCAGTACGCGTCGGCGATGGCCGTGATGCTGCGCGTCGCCCACATCCCCGCGCGGGTGGCCATCGGCTTCACGCCGGGCGTGCCGAAGGGTGACTACCAGTCGATCAGCTCGCAGGACGCGCACGCGTGGGTCGAGGCGTACTTCGGCGACAAGGGCTGGGTCAGCTTCGACCCGACGCCGCTCGCCGACGGCCGCGGCATCGTCCCGTCGTACCTGCAGCAGAAGAACTCGAACTCCCAGCAGCCCGACGCCACCGACGACCTGCCCACCGCGCCGCACTCCAGCGCCCCGACGGCGGACTCGCCGCTCGACAAGGGCCAGAACGAGGCCACCCCGACCACCACGGCCACGCCTGAATCGCACGACGGCTGGCTCGTGATCCTCGCCGCCGTACTCGCGGTCCTGGGCGCTGCGGCGGTGGCCACGGCGTACGTCTTGCGGCGGCGGCCTCCCGCCCCGGGTGCGGCGGCTCCGGATCTGCCGCCCGGCGCGGTCCCGGATGGCGACGTCCTCGTCCGCGCCCCGGCTCCCCCGGCCGCGCGCACGAGCCAGGCCGCCCTGTGGCTGCCTCTTGCGGGCGGCGTGCTCCTCGTCGCGGCGCTGGGGTTCCTGGCCGGTCTCGTGGCCTGGTGGTTCGCCGTGATCGTCGTGCTGCTCCTGGTCGGCTTCGGCGGCCCGGCGGCCCTGCGCGACGTCTCCCGCCGCCGCCACCTCCAGGCGATCGTCACCCACGCCCCCGGCTCCGCCGACGCGGCGTGGCGCGAGCTCAAAGCCGAGTGCGCCGACCGCGGTCTGCCGCTGGCCGACAGCGACACCGTCCGCGTGGCCGGCCAGAAGATCGCCGAGCGCCACCACCTCGACGACTCGGGGCGCGACAGCCTGCGCACGGTCATCGGCGCCGTCGAGCGCACTTGGTACAGCGATGCGACCGCGGCGGACCCGGAGCTGGCCCCGGCCTTCGACCGCCTCCGCCACAGCCTGCGCACCACGGCCCCGCTGTCCTGGCGCGGGCGGTTGTTCCCGAAGTCGATCCTGCGGCGCCGGCCCTGA
- a CDS encoding DUF58 domain-containing protein, whose protein sequence is MLRALSGLTTRGRCLLAAGIAAAVCSLVLNERDLLRVAVFVVALPLLVAAFISATRLRLGATRALRPERVAVGASGEVHLELWRSGRLPGGEVLLEDGVPYALGSKPRFVVERLPHDRRVLLRYPLQPSLRGIQQVGPLRATITDPFGLCEFERELIGHSRLVVVPRVVGLWGLPGGAGVGAGDDGTVRLHAGQGEPDVIVRHYRTGDDMRKVHWRSTARRDEVMVRVEERPWRGGTTVLVDHRSAAHHGTGPAASLEWAVSFAASVALHLRRSGHRVRLVTEHGITLADTPGEGGEGYDNVVLDALAGLQPAHQRDVTLGHDPAEGQELIAVLGTVSAESVHELARYRPRGVRSLAVLLDTPSWAGSGSSGHQAAATKDAAELLRANGWGVVIAGPQTPMPQAWAELCRTGAHRGALIGGAR, encoded by the coding sequence ATGCTGCGTGCACTGTCCGGCCTCACCACCCGCGGCCGCTGCCTCCTGGCCGCAGGGATCGCCGCGGCCGTGTGCTCGCTGGTGCTCAACGAGCGTGACCTGCTGCGCGTCGCCGTCTTCGTGGTGGCGCTGCCGCTGCTGGTCGCAGCGTTCATCTCGGCGACCCGGCTTCGCCTCGGCGCCACGCGTGCGCTGCGGCCCGAGCGCGTGGCCGTCGGCGCGAGCGGCGAGGTGCACCTCGAGCTGTGGCGCAGCGGCCGGCTCCCGGGCGGCGAGGTGCTGCTCGAGGACGGCGTGCCGTACGCGCTGGGTTCGAAGCCGCGGTTCGTGGTCGAGCGGCTGCCGCACGACCGCCGGGTGCTGCTGCGCTACCCGCTGCAGCCGTCGCTGCGCGGGATCCAGCAGGTGGGGCCGCTGCGCGCGACGATCACCGACCCGTTCGGACTGTGCGAGTTCGAACGCGAGCTGATCGGGCACTCCCGGCTCGTGGTGGTGCCCCGTGTCGTCGGTCTGTGGGGGCTGCCGGGCGGCGCCGGAGTGGGCGCGGGCGACGACGGCACGGTGCGCCTGCACGCCGGGCAGGGTGAGCCCGACGTGATCGTGCGTCACTACCGCACCGGCGACGACATGCGGAAGGTCCACTGGCGCTCCACCGCCCGCCGTGACGAGGTCATGGTGCGCGTGGAGGAACGGCCGTGGCGGGGCGGCACGACCGTGCTGGTCGACCACCGCTCCGCCGCCCACCACGGCACCGGCCCCGCGGCCAGCCTCGAGTGGGCGGTGTCGTTCGCGGCTTCCGTGGCACTGCACCTGCGCCGCTCCGGCCACCGCGTCCGCCTGGTCACCGAACACGGCATCACACTCGCCGACACCCCGGGTGAGGGCGGCGAAGGCTACGACAACGTGGTGCTCGACGCGCTGGCCGGGCTGCAGCCCGCGCACCAGCGCGACGTGACGCTCGGGCACGACCCGGCCGAAGGACAGGAGCTCATCGCGGTGCTCGGCACGGTCAGCGCGGAGTCGGTGCACGAGCTGGCCCGCTACCGCCCGCGCGGGGTCCGCAGCCTCGCGGTGCTGCTGGACACGCCGAGCTGGGCCGGGTCCGGCTCGTCCGGCCACCAGGCCGCGGCCACGAAGGACGCCGCCGAGCTGCTGCGCGCGAACGGCTGGGGCGTCGTGATCGCCGGCCCGCAGACGCCGATGCCGCAGGCCTGGGCCGAGTTGTGCCGCACAGGTGCCCACCGCGGCGCCCTGATCGGCGGTGCTCGATGA
- a CDS encoding AAA family ATPase, which produces MTSRIQSATPAGPQGGGAGQPPYASADAPNGRGNGYAPRVSLDELHDTARRVAANVERVLVGKPDVIRIALVTLLAEGHLLVEDVPGVGKTSLAKALARSIDCTVSRVQFTPDLLPSDVTGVSIYNRQTGEFEFRPGPVFANIVVGDEINRASPKTQSALLECMEEHQVTVDTSTYLLGAPFMVIATQNPIEMEGTYALPEAQRDRFTARVSIGYPDQQAELAMVDEHAGHNPLAELSAVSDGATVQRLIETVRAVHMAPEVRRYAVDLVSATRQVPEIRLGASPRATLHLVRAARAQAALSGREYVVPDDLHTVAVPVLAHRLVLTTEAHAARRSATDVVRAVLHRVPVPQGSTGTR; this is translated from the coding sequence GTGACGTCGAGAATCCAGTCCGCCACCCCTGCCGGACCGCAGGGCGGCGGGGCCGGGCAGCCGCCCTACGCCTCGGCGGATGCCCCGAACGGGCGAGGCAACGGGTACGCCCCGAGAGTGTCCCTCGACGAGCTGCACGACACGGCCCGCCGGGTCGCCGCCAACGTCGAACGCGTGCTGGTCGGCAAGCCCGACGTCATCCGGATCGCGCTGGTGACCCTCCTCGCCGAGGGTCACCTGCTCGTGGAGGACGTGCCGGGCGTCGGCAAGACCTCGCTGGCCAAGGCGCTCGCGCGGTCGATCGACTGCACCGTGAGCCGCGTGCAGTTCACCCCCGACCTGCTGCCGAGCGACGTCACCGGCGTGTCGATCTACAACCGCCAGACCGGCGAGTTCGAGTTCCGGCCCGGCCCGGTGTTCGCGAACATCGTGGTGGGCGACGAGATCAACCGCGCCTCGCCGAAGACGCAGTCGGCGCTGCTCGAATGCATGGAAGAGCACCAGGTCACGGTCGACACGAGCACGTACCTGCTCGGCGCGCCGTTCATGGTGATCGCCACGCAGAACCCGATCGAGATGGAGGGCACCTACGCCCTGCCCGAGGCCCAGCGCGACCGCTTCACCGCGCGCGTTTCGATCGGCTACCCGGACCAGCAGGCCGAGCTGGCCATGGTCGACGAGCACGCGGGCCACAACCCGCTGGCCGAGCTGTCGGCGGTGTCCGACGGCGCGACCGTGCAGCGGCTCATCGAGACCGTGCGCGCGGTGCACATGGCGCCCGAGGTCCGCCGCTACGCCGTGGACCTGGTGTCCGCGACCCGGCAGGTACCGGAGATCCGGCTGGGCGCCTCGCCGCGCGCGACGCTGCACCTGGTCCGCGCCGCGCGGGCGCAGGCGGCGCTGTCGGGCCGCGAGTACGTGGTGCCGGACGACCTGCACACGGTCGCCGTGCCCGTGCTGGCGCACCGGCTCGTGCTCACCACGGAGGCGCACGCCGCCCGCCGCTCGGCGACCGACGTGGTCCGCGCTGTGCTGCACCGCGTCCCCGTCCCCCAGGGCTCCACCGGCACCCGCTGA
- a CDS encoding DUF3558 family protein, which translates to MAEPVRKLLLLVPVVPALVVLAACGRPVTPKAVAADDGPEPAPSSAAGPALADLDPCALLSPSDRSSAGLTELGKPKTIGEARACDWTVPSTFGVTVTLDETAGLANLDLSHGTRTKKKVGAHQALQVADKKAAAGTCAVLLGVGASASVQVDVSNASFSDTTLACSRATTVAGLVEPKLP; encoded by the coding sequence GTGGCTGAGCCCGTGCGCAAGCTCCTGCTGCTCGTGCCGGTCGTCCCGGCCCTCGTCGTGCTCGCTGCGTGCGGTCGCCCGGTGACCCCGAAGGCGGTCGCGGCCGACGACGGCCCGGAACCCGCGCCGTCGAGCGCGGCCGGTCCGGCGCTGGCCGACCTGGACCCGTGTGCGCTGCTCTCGCCGAGCGACCGCTCGAGCGCCGGGCTCACCGAGCTGGGCAAGCCGAAGACGATCGGCGAGGCGCGCGCGTGCGACTGGACGGTGCCCTCGACGTTCGGGGTCACGGTCACGCTCGACGAGACCGCCGGGCTCGCCAACCTCGATCTCTCCCACGGCACGCGCACCAAGAAGAAGGTCGGCGCGCACCAGGCGCTGCAGGTGGCGGACAAGAAGGCCGCCGCCGGCACGTGCGCCGTGCTGCTCGGCGTCGGCGCCTCGGCGAGCGTGCAGGTGGACGTGAGCAACGCGAGCTTCTCCGACACCACGCTGGCGTGCTCCCGCGCGACGACCGTCGCCGGGCTGGTCGAGCCGAAGCTGCCCTGA
- a CDS encoding ESX secretion-associated protein EspG, protein MIRLSASAFDVVWHDLGLGPVPVPLAVPSVGATEDERAAVRAEVYRGLTDRGLFAGQLAPELENRLRLLDSGSRYVACEALVDMTADTPFRAVTAVRGHSGVLAVQPERTVGLRGIREGELVSALVEVLPELSAGPGFGVSLPASGWDSTSAATSASTARQAEEVAAIQARPVFAAGQFGVYTRISGGRIERCGGLTWFDTDVGAYSAGVSSGRGGQDWVNVAPVDGPRLIERVLALFG, encoded by the coding sequence TTGATCCGGCTCTCCGCGTCGGCCTTCGACGTGGTGTGGCACGACCTCGGGCTCGGCCCCGTCCCGGTGCCCCTGGCGGTGCCCAGCGTCGGCGCGACGGAGGACGAACGCGCGGCCGTGCGCGCCGAGGTCTACCGCGGCCTGACCGACCGCGGCCTCTTCGCCGGGCAGCTCGCTCCCGAGCTGGAGAACCGGCTGCGGCTGCTCGACAGCGGTTCGCGCTACGTCGCGTGCGAAGCCCTGGTCGACATGACGGCCGACACGCCGTTCCGCGCCGTGACCGCCGTGCGCGGACACAGCGGGGTGCTGGCGGTGCAGCCGGAACGGACGGTGGGGCTCCGCGGGATCCGTGAGGGAGAGCTCGTTTCGGCGCTCGTCGAGGTGCTGCCGGAGCTGTCGGCCGGGCCCGGGTTCGGCGTGAGCCTGCCGGCTTCGGGGTGGGACTCCACGTCGGCCGCGACTTCGGCTTCGACGGCGCGCCAGGCTGAGGAGGTCGCCGCGATCCAGGCCCGGCCGGTGTTCGCCGCGGGGCAGTTCGGCGTCTACACGCGTATCAGTGGCGGGCGGATCGAGCGCTGCGGCGGGCTGACCTGGTTCGACACCGACGTCGGCGCGTACTCCGCCGGCGTGTCGAGTGGGCGCGGCGGGCAGGACTGGGTGAACGTCGCCCCGGTCGACGGGCCGCGGCTGATCGAACGGGTCCTGGCTTTGTTCGGCTGA
- a CDS encoding Lrp/AsnC family transcriptional regulator has protein sequence MDAIDRLLVRLLEEDARRTYNELSAQVRLSANTVADRVRRLRAAGVIRGFRADLDPAALGRGLTMVSDVRLREDVDRTHFERELHRVPQVVSGARMTGEYDYQLRLACLGPAEFETVVDRLKREHGVRELRSRLVLHELDVSATGLLDLA, from the coding sequence GTGGACGCCATCGACCGCTTGCTCGTCCGGCTCCTCGAAGAGGACGCCCGCCGCACCTACAACGAGCTCAGCGCCCAAGTGCGCCTGTCCGCGAACACCGTCGCGGACCGGGTCCGCCGCCTCCGCGCCGCCGGCGTCATCCGCGGCTTCCGGGCCGATCTGGACCCCGCCGCCCTGGGCCGCGGCCTGACCATGGTCAGCGACGTGCGCCTGCGCGAAGACGTCGACCGCACCCACTTCGAACGCGAGCTGCACCGTGTCCCGCAGGTCGTGTCGGGCGCCCGCATGACCGGTGAGTACGACTACCAGCTCCGCCTCGCCTGCCTGGGCCCCGCGGAGTTCGAAACGGTCGTCGACCGCCTCAAACGCGAGCACGGCGTGCGCGAGCTGCGCAGCCGCCTGGTGCTCCACGAGCTCGACGTGAGCGCGACCGGCCTGCTCGACCTGGCGTGA
- a CDS encoding lysylphosphatidylglycerol synthase transmembrane domain-containing protein — protein MKVLLPPLLPVFSVLLVTVVQRRYGPRLGGRLAGFPTTTFPFLLVLLARAGAGTVADAARGTIAGQLVVAAFCLGYGRVARRVRRPAVAVTVALAVAAGALALVAEVQSPWLAAAVTGVVVLTGLMTWPPAPRIDVVAPAPRWEMPVRVGAAAAVVTALAVLSNLLGPHLAGVLACTPVVLAILTPTTHHGSGFAAAETLVRSALRSLPGTLVFGVVTAWCVVPLGPVAAFALAGAGLVAADHRRPVAGRAAADRRRSSPLTPVRGVILHAAVSGMLSRTLGLSPIGPAWKEAGVTSLEMAGTEPGAVEHRTRARRRLPWRPVLHWAVVAAALGYLVWRVPELATQFSQLDHVQWGWVAAAGLAGLAALAVYGELHRQLLLVGGAHVPASAVQGITFAQNAVSTTVPVVGGAGSLAYAINQLRRRGVDSALSAWAVLLAGVITTVLLIVLGFLALAWAGRVPLRLAVPAAIVVAVGSAGVWALLTHPAVLQRGLTSLLRVFGRTPGTCTTCRKTWLEKADAAALQLSERVARLRPGGARWSILLVLALASWGFDFFALIASAEGTGTHIRWDVLAVGFLVVQASIALQILPGGAGLAEAGLLGVLVAAGVPAAPAAATVLIYRALSWAGLSLVGWVVYALQPHTTPAHGHERTAAAALPQA, from the coding sequence ATGAAAGTCCTGCTGCCGCCCCTGCTGCCCGTGTTCAGCGTCCTGCTCGTGACCGTCGTCCAGCGCCGCTACGGGCCGCGGCTCGGCGGCCGGCTCGCGGGCTTCCCGACGACCACCTTCCCGTTCCTCCTCGTCCTCCTGGCGCGCGCCGGCGCCGGCACCGTGGCCGACGCGGCGCGCGGGACGATCGCCGGCCAGCTGGTGGTGGCGGCCTTCTGCCTCGGCTACGGCCGGGTCGCCCGGCGGGTGCGGCGCCCGGCCGTCGCGGTCACGGTGGCGCTCGCCGTCGCTGCCGGGGCGTTGGCGCTGGTGGCCGAAGTTCAGTCGCCGTGGCTCGCAGCGGCGGTGACCGGCGTGGTCGTGCTCACCGGCCTGATGACCTGGCCGCCGGCGCCGCGGATCGACGTCGTCGCGCCGGCCCCACGCTGGGAGATGCCCGTGCGAGTCGGCGCCGCGGCGGCCGTCGTGACGGCGCTGGCCGTCCTGTCGAACCTGCTGGGCCCGCACCTGGCCGGCGTGCTCGCGTGCACGCCGGTCGTCCTGGCGATCCTCACCCCGACCACCCACCATGGATCCGGCTTCGCCGCCGCGGAAACCCTCGTGCGCTCCGCCTTGCGCTCGCTGCCCGGGACGCTGGTGTTCGGCGTCGTCACGGCGTGGTGCGTGGTGCCGCTCGGGCCGGTAGCGGCGTTCGCTCTGGCGGGGGCCGGACTGGTGGCGGCCGACCACCGTCGGCCGGTTGCCGGCCGCGCGGCAGCCGATCGGCGCCGGTCAAGCCCGCTGACCCCCGTTCGTGGCGTGATACTTCACGCCGCGGTGAGCGGAATGCTCAGCCGCACACTGGGGTTGTCGCCCATAGGACCAGCGTGGAAGGAGGCCGGCGTGACGAGCCTCGAGATGGCGGGCACGGAGCCCGGAGCGGTCGAGCACCGCACCCGGGCGCGCCGTCGGCTGCCCTGGCGGCCGGTGCTCCACTGGGCCGTGGTGGCCGCCGCACTCGGGTACCTCGTGTGGCGCGTGCCGGAGCTGGCCACGCAGTTCTCGCAGCTCGACCACGTGCAGTGGGGCTGGGTGGCCGCGGCCGGGCTCGCCGGGCTCGCGGCGCTGGCCGTCTACGGCGAACTGCACCGCCAGCTGCTGCTGGTCGGGGGAGCGCACGTGCCGGCCTCGGCCGTGCAGGGCATCACCTTCGCGCAGAACGCCGTCTCCACCACGGTCCCCGTGGTGGGCGGAGCCGGCTCGCTCGCCTACGCGATCAACCAGCTGCGCCGCCGCGGCGTCGACAGCGCGCTGTCGGCCTGGGCGGTCCTGCTCGCCGGCGTGATCACCACCGTGCTGCTCATCGTCCTCGGCTTCCTCGCCCTCGCATGGGCCGGCCGCGTGCCGCTGCGCCTGGCCGTGCCCGCGGCCATCGTGGTCGCGGTGGGTTCCGCAGGGGTGTGGGCGCTGCTGACGCACCCGGCGGTCCTGCAACGCGGGCTCACCTCACTGCTGCGGGTCTTCGGCCGCACTCCCGGCACGTGCACCACCTGCCGCAAGACCTGGCTCGAGAAAGCCGACGCCGCCGCCCTCCAGCTTTCGGAACGCGTCGCGCGGCTGCGCCCCGGCGGCGCCCGCTGGAGCATCCTGCTGGTCCTCGCGCTGGCCAGCTGGGGCTTCGACTTCTTCGCCCTGATCGCCAGCGCCGAGGGCACCGGCACGCACATCCGCTGGGACGTCCTCGCCGTGGGCTTCCTGGTCGTCCAGGCCAGCATCGCCCTCCAGATCCTCCCCGGTGGCGCCGGCCTCGCCGAAGCCGGACTGCTCGGCGTGCTGGTGGCCGCGGGCGTCCCCGCCGCACCGGCCGCCGCGACCGTGCTGATCTACCGCGCGCTCAGCTGGGCGGGCCTGTCCCTCGTCGGCTGGGTCGTCTACGCCCTCCAACCCCACACGACGCCGGCCCACGGCCACGAGCGGACCGCGGCTGCCGCGCTGCCGCAGGCCTGA
- the mraZ gene encoding division/cell wall cluster transcriptional repressor MraZ, which produces MFLGTHTPKLDDKGRLALPAKFRDALAGGLMVTKGQDHCLFVFPRAEFEQMARKVAEAPFTNEAVRAYQRYLFAGTDEQRPDGQGRITIASELRRYAGLNKECVVIGAITRLEIWDAQAWQGYLDEHEDSYAKAREEVLPGVF; this is translated from the coding sequence GTGTTCCTCGGCACCCACACCCCGAAGCTGGACGACAAAGGGCGGCTCGCGCTGCCCGCGAAGTTCCGCGATGCCTTGGCCGGCGGGCTGATGGTCACCAAGGGGCAGGACCACTGCCTCTTCGTCTTCCCCCGCGCCGAGTTCGAGCAGATGGCTCGGAAGGTCGCCGAAGCCCCGTTCACGAACGAGGCGGTTCGGGCCTACCAGCGCTACCTGTTCGCCGGAACCGACGAACAACGCCCGGACGGGCAGGGGCGCATCACCATCGCGTCCGAGCTCCGGCGCTACGCCGGGCTGAACAAGGAGTGCGTGGTGATCGGTGCGATCACCAGGCTGGAGATCTGGGACGCCCAGGCGTGGCAGGGCTACCTGGACGAACACGAGGACAGCTACGCGAAGGCTCGAGAGGAAGTTCTACCGGGCGTCTTCTAG
- the rsmH gene encoding 16S rRNA (cytosine(1402)-N(4))-methyltransferase RsmH, producing MTEHEHVPVLLDRIVELFTPAFADRDAVLVDATVGLGGHSDALLAAFPRLRLVALDRDPAALERSAERLARHGDRVDLVHTVYDGLPEAIEGLGLSLVDGILFDLGVSSMQLDRAERGFAYSKDSPLDMRMDPTTGFTAADVLNTYAPGELIRILRDYGEERFAQRIVKAVVAAREKEPFTRSARLVELLYDAVPAASRRTGGHPAKRTFQALRIEVNGELEVLRRAMPAALSALAMDGRIVVESYQSLEDRLVKQAFAELAKSRTPEGLPVELPGHGPELKLLTRGAEKAGEGEIEHNPRAASVRLRAAQRIGEPR from the coding sequence ATGACCGAGCACGAGCACGTTCCGGTGCTGCTGGACCGCATCGTCGAACTGTTCACCCCCGCCTTCGCCGACCGCGACGCGGTGCTGGTCGACGCGACCGTCGGCCTCGGCGGCCACTCCGACGCGCTCCTGGCGGCTTTTCCCCGGCTGCGGCTCGTCGCGCTGGACCGCGACCCCGCCGCGCTCGAGCGCTCGGCCGAGCGGCTCGCGCGGCACGGTGACCGCGTCGACCTGGTCCACACCGTCTACGACGGACTCCCCGAGGCCATCGAGGGGCTCGGACTGTCCCTTGTGGACGGCATCCTCTTCGACCTCGGCGTCTCCTCGATGCAGCTGGACCGCGCCGAGCGCGGCTTCGCGTACTCGAAGGACTCCCCGCTGGACATGCGGATGGACCCGACCACCGGGTTCACCGCCGCCGACGTGCTCAACACCTACGCGCCGGGCGAGCTGATCCGGATCCTGCGCGACTACGGCGAAGAGCGCTTCGCGCAGCGGATCGTCAAGGCCGTCGTCGCGGCGCGCGAGAAGGAACCGTTCACGCGCAGCGCGCGGCTCGTCGAGCTGCTCTACGACGCGGTGCCGGCTGCGAGCCGCCGCACCGGCGGGCACCCGGCCAAGCGCACGTTCCAGGCGTTGCGGATCGAGGTCAACGGCGAGCTGGAAGTGCTGCGGCGGGCGATGCCGGCGGCGCTCTCGGCGCTGGCGATGGACGGCCGCATCGTCGTGGAGTCCTACCAGTCGCTCGAAGACCGCCTGGTGAAGCAGGCGTTCGCGGAGCTCGCGAAGTCGCGGACCCCGGAGGGGCTCCCGGTCGAACTGCCCGGGCACGGTCCCGAGCTGAAACTCCTGACCCGAGGAGCCGAGAAGGCAGGCGAAGGCGAGATCGAGCACAACCCGAGGGCCGCCTCCGTGCGGCTGCGGGCAGCACAGAGGATCGGAGAGCCGCGATGA